One Alcaligenes ammonioxydans DNA segment encodes these proteins:
- a CDS encoding DUF3683 domain-containing protein: MNAPIASKHLAAQARNNDTPRLREIPYNYTSYSDREIVLRLLGEEAWEKLSELRSERRTGRSARMLFEVLGDIWVVKRNPYLQDDLLDNPKRQHQLIEALNHRLNEIDQRRDSAVPDRDAKVLRLLHAARGAVAAFEQEFTDTRELRQKIVRSLSRLTAKDNIKFDGLSRVSHVTDATDWRVEYPFVVLTPDHENEMAALVRACIELKLTIIPRGGGTGYTGGAIPLSWRSVVINTEKLDTIGKPEQITLPGMSEPVTTILTGAGVVTRRVADAAEAAGTVFAVDPTSADASCVGGNIAMNAGGKKAVLWGTALDNLAWWRMVDAQGNWLEVTRLEHNMGKIHDVEMAHFEVKWFDGRYAPGAQLLRSETLHIEGRRFRKEGLGKDVTDKFLAGLPGIQKEGCDGLITQARWVLHRMPAHTRTVCMEFFGQAKQAVPSIVEVIDYLNGEGKRIGAILAGLEHLDERYLRAVGYATKSKRDGLPKMVLIGDIVGDDPDAVATAASEVVRLANGRSGEGFVAVSAEARKKFWADRARTAAIARHTNAFKINEDVVIPLRRMGEYTEEIERINIELSTDNKLRLTRELEDFLQGDLPVGKIEDHNDAEHTREEILNERRHDALQVVRSVRQRWQWLQDNLDKPLKDARAELAEIGVPLDSAAIDARLQADPDTSIFQLLQDHTIRTSWKSEIRENLEHIFPGADCAAVLAELQAIHDRVLKSRVFVALHMHAGDGNVHTNIPVNSDDYGMLQQANVTVARIMQIARGLDGVISGEHGIGLTKYEFLTQEELEPFQNYKREVDPNNHFNAGKLMPGADLSRAWTPSFNLLGHESLIMQRSEIGSISHAIKDCLRCGKCKPVCATHVPRANLLYSPRNKILATSLLIEAFLYEEQTRRGISLKHWEEFEDVGDHCTLCHKCYNPCPVDIDFGDVSMEMRSLLNRMGKKSFNPGSAAAMFFLNAKDPRVIKATRTAMIEVGYKAQRAAHNLLAAPARKQVSAPPATIGKAPIREQIIHFVNRKMPGGLPKQTARKLLDIENSDYIPIIRNPEATSVDSEAVFYFPGCGSERLFSQVGLATQAMLWHVGVQTVLPPGYLCCGYPQRGSGQSDKAEKMITDNRVLFHRMATTLNYLDIKTVVVSCGTCYDQLAGYEFDKIFPGCRLIDIHEFLLEKGLKLEDVQGVRYMYHDPCHSPMKLQDPMKTVKSLVGDSTIKADRCCGESGTLAVSRPDISTQIRFRKHEELQKNQDAVRADGFQGEVKVLTSCPSCLQGLSRYEDETKMDADYIVVEMAKHMLGENWMADYVRRANDGGIERVLV; the protein is encoded by the coding sequence ATGAACGCCCCCATTGCAAGCAAGCACCTGGCTGCCCAGGCACGCAACAACGACACGCCGCGCCTGCGTGAAATCCCCTACAACTACACCTCGTACTCAGACCGGGAAATTGTCCTGCGACTGCTGGGTGAGGAAGCCTGGGAAAAGCTGTCCGAGCTTCGCTCCGAACGCCGCACCGGCCGCTCCGCCCGCATGCTGTTTGAAGTCCTGGGTGATATCTGGGTCGTCAAGCGCAACCCCTATTTGCAGGACGATCTGCTGGACAATCCCAAGCGCCAGCATCAACTGATCGAAGCCCTGAATCATCGTCTGAACGAGATCGATCAGCGTCGTGACAGTGCCGTGCCCGATCGCGATGCAAAGGTTTTGCGCCTGTTGCACGCCGCCCGGGGTGCCGTCGCTGCGTTCGAGCAGGAATTTACCGATACCCGCGAACTGCGCCAGAAGATCGTGCGTTCACTCTCGCGTCTGACCGCCAAGGACAACATCAAGTTTGATGGCCTGTCGCGTGTCTCGCACGTCACTGACGCGACCGACTGGCGTGTGGAGTACCCGTTTGTCGTGCTCACGCCCGATCACGAAAACGAAATGGCCGCCCTGGTTCGCGCCTGTATTGAACTGAAGCTGACCATCATCCCGCGCGGAGGTGGTACCGGGTATACCGGTGGCGCCATTCCACTGAGCTGGCGCTCGGTTGTGATCAACACCGAAAAGCTGGACACCATTGGCAAGCCTGAACAAATCACGCTGCCTGGCATGTCCGAACCGGTCACCACGATTCTGACCGGCGCCGGCGTGGTTACCCGCCGTGTCGCCGATGCGGCCGAAGCCGCAGGTACCGTCTTCGCGGTCGATCCCACCTCTGCCGATGCCTCCTGTGTCGGCGGCAATATCGCCATGAACGCGGGTGGTAAAAAAGCCGTACTGTGGGGCACCGCGCTGGACAACCTGGCCTGGTGGCGCATGGTCGATGCCCAGGGCAACTGGCTGGAAGTGACCCGTCTTGAGCACAATATGGGCAAGATCCACGACGTGGAAATGGCCCACTTTGAAGTCAAATGGTTTGATGGCCGTTACGCCCCCGGCGCCCAACTGCTGCGCAGCGAAACCTTGCACATTGAAGGCCGCCGTTTCCGCAAGGAAGGCCTGGGCAAGGACGTAACCGACAAATTCCTGGCCGGTTTGCCAGGTATCCAGAAAGAAGGCTGTGATGGCCTGATCACACAGGCGCGCTGGGTATTGCACCGCATGCCGGCGCATACTCGCACCGTCTGTATGGAGTTTTTCGGCCAGGCCAAACAGGCCGTGCCCTCCATTGTGGAAGTCATTGACTACCTGAATGGCGAAGGCAAGCGTATCGGCGCCATTCTGGCCGGTCTGGAGCACTTGGACGAACGCTATCTGCGCGCTGTGGGCTATGCCACCAAGAGCAAGCGCGATGGCCTGCCCAAGATGGTTCTGATTGGCGACATCGTGGGCGATGACCCCGATGCTGTGGCAACGGCCGCCTCGGAAGTCGTGCGTCTGGCCAATGGCCGCTCCGGTGAGGGTTTTGTGGCGGTCAGTGCCGAAGCACGCAAGAAGTTCTGGGCCGACCGTGCCCGTACTGCTGCCATTGCCCGCCACACCAACGCCTTCAAAATCAACGAAGACGTGGTGATCCCCCTACGCCGCATGGGCGAGTACACCGAAGAAATTGAACGCATCAATATCGAGCTGTCCACGGACAACAAGCTGCGTCTTACCCGTGAGCTGGAAGATTTCCTGCAAGGCGATCTGCCCGTTGGCAAGATCGAGGACCACAACGATGCCGAGCACACCCGCGAAGAAATTCTGAACGAGCGTCGTCACGACGCCCTTCAGGTGGTACGCAGCGTGCGCCAGCGCTGGCAGTGGTTGCAGGACAACCTGGACAAGCCCCTGAAAGACGCGCGGGCCGAGCTGGCCGAGATTGGCGTGCCGCTGGACAGCGCCGCCATCGACGCCCGTTTGCAGGCCGACCCGGACACCTCGATCTTCCAGCTATTACAAGACCACACCATCCGCACATCCTGGAAGAGCGAGATTCGCGAGAATCTGGAACACATTTTCCCAGGCGCCGACTGTGCTGCGGTGCTGGCCGAACTGCAGGCCATTCACGACCGCGTGCTCAAAAGCCGTGTATTTGTCGCCCTGCACATGCACGCTGGCGACGGAAACGTACACACCAACATCCCCGTGAACTCAGATGACTACGGCATGCTGCAGCAAGCCAATGTCACCGTCGCCCGCATCATGCAAATTGCACGCGGTCTGGACGGCGTGATTTCCGGTGAGCACGGTATTGGCCTGACCAAGTACGAGTTCCTGACTCAAGAAGAGCTGGAACCTTTCCAGAACTACAAGCGCGAAGTGGACCCGAACAACCACTTCAACGCCGGCAAGCTGATGCCCGGTGCGGATTTGAGCCGCGCCTGGACCCCCAGCTTCAACCTGCTGGGCCACGAATCGCTGATCATGCAGCGCAGCGAAATCGGCTCCATCTCCCACGCCATCAAGGATTGCTTGCGTTGCGGCAAGTGCAAACCGGTCTGTGCCACCCATGTGCCACGCGCCAACCTGCTGTACTCGCCCCGCAACAAGATTCTGGCCACCTCTTTGTTGATCGAAGCCTTCCTGTACGAAGAGCAGACACGCCGCGGGATCAGCCTGAAGCACTGGGAAGAGTTTGAAGACGTGGGCGACCACTGCACCTTGTGCCACAAGTGCTACAACCCCTGTCCGGTCGATATCGACTTTGGCGATGTGTCCATGGAAATGCGTTCCTTGCTGAACCGCATGGGCAAGAAGTCTTTTAATCCGGGCTCGGCCGCGGCCATGTTCTTTCTGAACGCCAAAGATCCGCGCGTCATCAAAGCGACGCGTACCGCCATGATCGAGGTGGGCTACAAGGCGCAGCGTGCTGCTCACAATCTGCTGGCGGCGCCGGCACGCAAACAGGTCAGTGCGCCGCCTGCCACGATTGGCAAGGCACCGATTCGCGAGCAGATCATTCACTTTGTCAACCGCAAGATGCCCGGTGGCCTGCCCAAACAGACTGCCCGTAAACTGCTGGACATCGAGAACTCGGACTATATCCCTATCATTCGCAATCCCGAAGCCACCTCGGTAGATTCGGAAGCCGTGTTCTATTTCCCAGGCTGTGGTTCGGAGCGCTTGTTCTCGCAAGTCGGTCTGGCAACCCAGGCCATGCTCTGGCATGTTGGCGTGCAGACTGTGCTGCCTCCAGGCTATCTGTGCTGTGGCTACCCGCAGCGTGGCAGCGGCCAAAGCGACAAAGCCGAGAAGATGATCACCGACAACCGTGTGTTGTTCCATCGCATGGCCACCACCCTGAACTACCTGGACATCAAAACCGTGGTGGTGAGCTGTGGGACCTGTTACGACCAGTTGGCAGGCTACGAGTTCGACAAGATTTTCCCCGGTTGCCGTCTGATCGATATTCACGAGTTTCTGCTGGAAAAAGGACTGAAACTGGAAGATGTGCAAGGCGTACGCTATATGTACCATGACCCTTGTCACAGTCCCATGAAGCTGCAGGACCCCATGAAAACGGTCAAATCCCTGGTGGGCGATAGCACCATCAAGGCAGACCGCTGCTGTGGCGAGTCCGGCACGCTGGCGGTGTCACGCCCAGACATCTCCACGCAGATCCGTTTCCGCAAACACGAAGAGCTGCAGAAGAACCAGGATGCTGTTCGCGCCGATGGTTTCCAGGGCGAAGTCAAAGTGCTGACTTCCTGTCCTTCCTGTCTGCAAGGCTTGTCCCGTTACGAGGACGAAACCAAGATGGATGCGGATTACATCGTGGTGGAAATGGCCAAGCACATGCTGGGTGAGAACTGGATGGCGGACTACGTCCGCCGTGCCAACGACGGTGGTATCGAGCGCGTGCTGGTGTAA
- a CDS encoding HugZ family pyridoxamine 5'-phosphate oxidase, with protein sequence MSMDDPLLLSLQRLLRSERTASLGTLSNQGLPVISRVPFAICPEQANIIIHISEMAAHTRYLMQRPDASLMVSQSEHGQDAVHDLPRVTFQVLARQLERGQADFDQARKAYIRRFPDMEFLCHFTDFHFFALDLVRVRHIAGFAAARTLKPEPVRALLAESSTGQD encoded by the coding sequence ATGTCTATGGATGATCCATTGTTGCTCAGCCTCCAACGCCTACTGCGCAGCGAACGGACTGCTTCGCTGGGCACGCTCAGCAACCAGGGTTTGCCGGTGATTTCCCGCGTTCCCTTTGCGATCTGCCCCGAGCAAGCCAACATCATCATTCACATCAGTGAAATGGCGGCCCACACCCGTTATCTCATGCAACGTCCCGACGCCAGTCTGATGGTCAGCCAAAGCGAACATGGACAGGATGCCGTCCATGACCTGCCACGCGTCACCTTTCAGGTGCTGGCCCGCCAGCTCGAACGAGGTCAGGCCGATTTTGATCAGGCCCGGAAAGCCTATATAAGACGCTTCCCCGATATGGAGTTTCTCTGTCATTTCACGGACTTTCACTTCTTTGCTTTGGATCTGGTACGCGTGCGCCATATTGCAGGCTTTGCTGCCGCACGTACGTTGAAGCCTGAACCGGTACGTGCCCTGTTGGCAGAATCATCAACAGGTCAGGACTGA
- a CDS encoding autotransporter domain-containing protein yields the protein MSNKTRSTYVLVQMAMLTLALPGIAYAEPDSTLEQWRSKEYKRQPGLDMVNAAKAYSLGFTGKGVTVGYLDSGIEAKHPEFAGAIAGGFDFNTNTAYANDQGIDSDPPSGHGSHVAGIIGARRDGVGMHGVAFNSQLFAVAYDGTDEDDDMLGNDPYEPDPREAAAAFDRVASQGWNYLAQFKLPIINSSLGVNGCNDVSSPPPCNVVDYGSPEGVLDWQPLAINAFHNSVAAGSLMVFATGNESQDHPDLLAGSPYWFPELKDNWLAVTALAEDGSLASYANKCGVAAEWCLAAPGGDDKPGINSVNSSGGYIAFSGTSMAAPHVAGGAALVKEAFPYFTAYHLQQTLLTTATDMGDPSTYGWGLMNVGKAVQGPAQFTRLFDVDTLGYNSTFANDIKGTGGLHKRGAGSLELTGNNSYTGDTTVSGGRLAVNGTLASAVIVEREGTLGGAGTVAQVDNYGTLAPGNSVGTLTVSGDYTAHAGSVHELEVGTAGATDRLVVGGAAHIDGTLKLAGGPFRQNVAYSFMEAAQGVTGKYSHITYDMAFLSPTLLYGPGLSLMIQRNDTPFAAFAHTRNQKAVANALDTGSDQPPAAMAELYDTVLNAQSSQVAGYMEQLQGQIHAGTTSALLSNGDLLPRTLGKQASGARHATGQDTVLWADVIHQQRDLDGNEDSQDVRHKVGGLFLGGDTSIGEQGWRMGASLGYLENRIKLDDRRQSSRSNSYSAALYGTQAWEMGSGSLNLLAGAAYTRHRLDSERSIFVHQNETLKADYKAHSVQAFAQLAYRMPVSPRSSVEPYASVNWHQLRHGSFSESGGQAALRGNSQRQNLSTVTLGLRGTTELDLSKTTVALSAGLGWRHALGDTTPERELAFAALPGSNFRVSGAPIAKNAAVAELGAELKAGKNTSFGLNYQGQFGRNQDHAGSLFMKLRF from the coding sequence ATGTCGAACAAGACACGCAGCACCTATGTTCTGGTGCAGATGGCGATGCTGACCCTGGCTTTGCCCGGCATTGCGTATGCTGAGCCTGACAGCACACTGGAACAATGGCGCAGCAAAGAATATAAGCGCCAGCCTGGTCTAGATATGGTCAATGCCGCCAAAGCCTACTCACTGGGTTTTACCGGCAAAGGCGTCACAGTCGGCTATCTGGACTCTGGCATTGAGGCCAAGCACCCTGAGTTTGCAGGGGCCATTGCAGGCGGCTTTGACTTCAACACGAATACCGCCTACGCCAACGACCAAGGCATAGACTCCGACCCACCGTCAGGTCACGGCAGCCACGTTGCAGGCATTATCGGCGCACGTCGTGACGGCGTTGGCATGCATGGTGTCGCGTTCAACAGTCAGCTTTTTGCCGTCGCTTACGACGGCACGGATGAGGACGACGACATGCTTGGCAATGATCCATATGAACCCGACCCGCGTGAAGCGGCCGCCGCCTTTGATCGCGTCGCCTCGCAAGGCTGGAACTATTTGGCACAGTTCAAGCTGCCTATCATCAACAGCAGCTTGGGAGTCAATGGCTGCAATGATGTCAGTTCCCCACCCCCCTGCAATGTCGTGGATTATGGCTCCCCCGAAGGTGTACTGGATTGGCAGCCGCTGGCGATCAACGCATTTCACAACAGCGTAGCAGCAGGCTCTCTCATGGTATTTGCTACCGGTAACGAATCTCAGGACCACCCTGACCTGCTGGCTGGCTCCCCCTATTGGTTCCCCGAGCTGAAAGACAACTGGCTGGCTGTAACGGCCCTGGCTGAGGATGGCTCCCTGGCTTCCTACGCCAATAAATGCGGAGTTGCTGCCGAGTGGTGTCTGGCCGCCCCGGGGGGTGACGATAAGCCCGGCATCAATTCGGTCAATTCCTCGGGTGGCTATATCGCTTTTAGCGGCACCTCCATGGCCGCCCCGCATGTCGCGGGTGGAGCGGCTTTGGTCAAGGAGGCCTTCCCCTATTTCACCGCTTATCATTTGCAGCAAACCCTGCTGACTACCGCCACCGATATGGGCGACCCCAGCACGTACGGCTGGGGCCTGATGAATGTAGGCAAGGCCGTGCAAGGGCCCGCGCAATTTACCCGCCTGTTCGACGTCGATACGCTGGGCTACAACTCGACTTTCGCCAATGACATCAAGGGCACAGGCGGCTTGCACAAGCGCGGCGCCGGCTCTTTGGAGCTGACGGGCAATAACAGCTATACCGGCGACACCACCGTCAGCGGTGGTCGTCTGGCCGTCAATGGCACGCTGGCTTCTGCTGTGATCGTTGAGCGTGAGGGAACGCTGGGGGGGGCCGGTACGGTCGCACAGGTCGATAACTACGGCACCTTGGCCCCCGGTAATTCTGTAGGCACCTTGACCGTCAGCGGCGACTATACCGCCCATGCCGGTTCGGTGCATGAACTGGAAGTCGGCACCGCAGGCGCAACAGATCGTCTGGTGGTTGGCGGTGCTGCCCATATCGACGGCACTCTGAAGCTAGCCGGCGGCCCTTTCCGTCAAAACGTCGCCTATTCTTTCATGGAGGCAGCCCAGGGCGTGACCGGGAAATACAGCCACATTACGTACGACATGGCATTCCTGTCGCCAACGCTGCTCTACGGCCCCGGCCTGTCCTTGATGATCCAGCGCAATGACACCCCCTTTGCAGCATTTGCCCATACCCGCAACCAGAAAGCCGTGGCCAACGCTCTGGATACCGGCTCGGACCAGCCACCAGCCGCGATGGCTGAACTGTATGACACGGTGCTCAATGCCCAGTCCAGCCAGGTCGCAGGCTATATGGAACAACTGCAAGGCCAGATCCATGCGGGCACCACCTCGGCACTGCTCAGCAATGGCGATCTATTGCCCCGTACCTTGGGCAAACAAGCCTCGGGCGCCCGTCATGCCACAGGACAAGACACCGTGCTGTGGGCGGACGTGATCCATCAACAACGCGATCTGGACGGCAACGAGGACAGCCAGGATGTACGCCACAAAGTCGGCGGCCTGTTCCTGGGTGGCGATACCTCCATCGGCGAACAAGGCTGGCGCATGGGTGCGTCTTTGGGCTATCTGGAAAACCGCATCAAACTGGATGATCGCCGTCAGAGCTCGCGCAGCAACAGCTACAGCGCCGCCCTGTACGGTACGCAGGCGTGGGAAATGGGCTCAGGCAGCTTGAACCTGCTGGCCGGTGCCGCCTACACCCGTCACCGTCTGGACAGCGAACGCTCGATCTTCGTTCATCAGAACGAGACGCTGAAAGCCGACTACAAGGCCCACAGCGTCCAGGCCTTTGCCCAATTGGCTTACCGCATGCCGGTGAGCCCTCGCTCCAGCGTGGAGCCTTATGCCAGCGTCAATTGGCACCAACTGCGTCACGGCTCCTTTAGCGAATCAGGCGGTCAGGCAGCACTGCGAGGTAACTCCCAGCGTCAGAACCTGAGTACGGTCACGCTGGGGCTGCGAGGCACCACGGAGCTGGACCTGTCCAAAACCACGGTGGCCCTGAGCGCCGGTTTGGGCTGGCGTCACGCCCTGGGTGATACCACCCCTGAACGTGAACTGGCCTTTGCGGCCCTGCCCGGCAGCAACTTTCGCGTAAGCGGTGCACCCATCGCCAAGAACGCCGCCGTTGCCGAATTGGGTGCCGAACTGAAAGCCGGCAAAAACACCTCTTTTGGCTTGAACTATCAGGGGCAGTTTGGCCGCAACCAGGATCATGCCGGTTCACTGTTCATGAAACTGCGCTTCTGA
- a CDS encoding S8 family serine peptidase, whose amino-acid sequence MSNKKRNTSMLVQLALLSLTLPGIVHADSESSLEQWRTKEYKRQPGLDMINAAKAYSLGFTGQGVTIGYLDSGIQADHPEFAGAIAGGFDFTSNSLYANGQGVDTQPPAGHGSHVAGIMGARRDGAGMHGVAFNSQLFVAAYGMVADDDDDDDDDDDNDGTAPTPDDIRAFQDRMLSNGWNYLAQFKLPIINSSLGLNDCSRSYNPPCHIVDYGSAQSALEAHPLIIESFKNSAQAGSLMVFATGNESQDHPDFLAGSPYWFPELKDNWLAVTAVGEDGSLAVYANKCGVAAEWCLTAPGGQWDPGINAVNSDGGYTYKSGTSMASPHVAGAAALVKEAFPYFTAYHLQQTLLTTATDMGDPSTYGWGLMNVGKAVQGPAQFTRLFDVDTLGYNSTFANDIKGTGGLHKRGAGSLELTGNNSYTGDTTVSGGRLAVNGTLASAVIVEREGTLGGPVRSHRSITTAPWPPVIL is encoded by the coding sequence ATGTCGAACAAGAAACGCAACACCTCTATGCTGGTGCAGTTGGCTTTGTTAAGCCTGACTTTACCTGGTATCGTCCACGCCGATTCTGAGAGCTCGCTGGAGCAATGGCGCACCAAAGAATATAAGCGTCAACCCGGCCTGGACATGATCAATGCCGCCAAAGCCTATTCGCTCGGCTTTACGGGCCAGGGCGTCACGATCGGTTATCTGGACTCGGGCATTCAGGCAGATCACCCGGAGTTTGCCGGCGCTATTGCAGGAGGCTTTGACTTTACCAGCAACAGCCTCTACGCCAATGGCCAAGGAGTCGATACTCAGCCTCCTGCCGGGCACGGGAGCCATGTTGCCGGAATCATGGGTGCGAGACGTGATGGAGCAGGCATGCACGGGGTCGCTTTCAATAGCCAGCTTTTTGTCGCTGCTTACGGCATGGTTGCTGACGATGATGATGATGATGATGATGATGATGACAATGACGGCACTGCACCGACTCCAGACGATATAAGGGCCTTTCAAGATCGAATGCTCTCTAATGGCTGGAACTATCTCGCCCAATTCAAGCTACCCATTATCAATAGCAGTCTAGGGCTCAATGACTGCTCAAGGTCCTATAACCCGCCCTGCCATATTGTGGACTATGGCTCAGCGCAAAGTGCCCTAGAGGCCCACCCTCTGATCATTGAGTCCTTCAAGAACAGTGCGCAGGCCGGCTCCCTGATGGTGTTTGCTACCGGCAATGAATCTCAAGACCACCCCGATTTTCTGGCCGGTTCTCCCTATTGGTTCCCCGAGCTGAAAGACAACTGGCTGGCCGTGACGGCAGTAGGGGAGGACGGTTCATTGGCCGTCTACGCCAATAAATGTGGGGTTGCCGCCGAGTGGTGTTTGACCGCGCCAGGGGGGCAGTGGGATCCTGGCATCAACGCCGTCAACTCGGACGGCGGCTATACCTATAAAAGCGGCACCTCCATGGCATCACCACATGTGGCCGGAGCAGCAGCATTAGTCAAGGAGGCCTTCCCCTATTTCACCGCTTATCATCTGCAGCAAACCCTGCTGACTACCGCCACCGATATGGGCGACCCCAGCACGTACGGCTGGGGCCTGATGAATGTAGGCAAGGCCGTGCAAGGGCCCGCGCAATTTACCCGCCTGTTCGACGTCGATACGCTGGGCTACAACTCGACTTTCGCCAATGACATCAAGGGCACAGGCGGCTTGCACAAGCGCGGCGCCGGCTCTTTGGAGCTGACGGGCAATAACAGCTATACCGGCGACACCACCGTCAGCGGTGGTCGTCTGGCCGTCAATGGCACGCTGGCTTCTGCTGTGATCGTTGAGCGTGAGGGAACGCTGGGGGGGCCGGTACGGTCGCACAGGTCGATAACTACGGCACCTTGGCCCCCGGTAATTCTGTAG
- a CDS encoding autotransporter outer membrane beta-barrel domain-containing protein, whose amino-acid sequence MAPGNSVGTLTVSGDYTAHAGSVHELEVGTAGATDRLVVGGAAHIDGTLKLAGGPFRQNVAYSFMEAAQGVTGKYSHITYDMAFLSPTLLYGPGLSLMIQRNDTPFAAFAHTRNQKAVANALDTGSDQPPAAMAELYDTVLNAQSSQVAGYMEQLQGQIHAGTTSALLSNGDLLPRTLGKQASGARHATGQDTVLWADVIHQQRDLDGNEDSQDVRHKVGGLFLGGDTSIGEQGWRMGASLGYLENRIKLDDRRQSSRSNSYSAALYGTQAWEMGSGSLNLLAGAAYTRHRLDSERSIFVHQNETLKADYKAHSVQAFAQLAYRMPVSPRSSVEPYASVNWHQLRHGSFSESGGQAALRGNSQRQNLSTVTLGLRGTTELDLSKTTVALSAGLGWRHALGDTNPERELAFAALPGSNFRVSGAPIAKNAAVAELGAELKAGKNTSFGLNYQGQFGRNQDHAGSLFMKLRF is encoded by the coding sequence TTGGCCCCCGGTAATTCTGTAGGCACCTTGACCGTCAGCGGCGACTATACCGCCCATGCCGGTTCGGTGCATGAACTGGAAGTCGGCACCGCAGGCGCAACAGATCGTCTGGTGGTTGGCGGTGCTGCCCATATCGACGGCACTCTGAAGCTAGCCGGCGGCCCTTTCCGTCAAAACGTCGCCTATTCTTTCATGGAGGCAGCCCAGGGCGTGACCGGGAAATACAGCCACATTACGTACGACATGGCATTCCTGTCGCCAACGCTGCTCTACGGCCCCGGCCTGTCCTTGATGATCCAGCGCAATGACACCCCCTTTGCAGCATTTGCCCATACCCGCAACCAGAAAGCCGTGGCCAACGCTCTGGATACCGGCTCGGACCAGCCACCAGCCGCGATGGCTGAACTGTATGACACGGTGCTCAATGCCCAGTCCAGCCAGGTCGCAGGCTATATGGAACAACTGCAAGGCCAGATCCATGCGGGCACCACCTCGGCACTGCTCAGCAATGGCGATCTATTGCCCCGTACCTTGGGCAAACAAGCCTCGGGCGCCCGTCATGCCACAGGACAAGACACCGTGCTGTGGGCGGACGTGATCCATCAACAACGCGATCTGGACGGCAACGAGGACAGCCAGGATGTACGCCACAAAGTCGGCGGCCTGTTCCTGGGTGGCGATACCTCCATCGGCGAACAAGGCTGGCGCATGGGTGCGTCTTTGGGCTATCTGGAAAACCGCATCAAACTGGATGATCGCCGTCAGAGCTCGCGCAGCAACAGCTACAGCGCCGCCCTGTACGGTACGCAGGCGTGGGAAATGGGCTCAGGCAGCTTGAACCTGCTGGCCGGTGCCGCCTACACCCGTCACCGTCTGGACAGCGAACGCTCGATCTTCGTTCATCAGAACGAGACGCTGAAAGCCGACTACAAGGCCCACAGCGTCCAGGCCTTTGCCCAATTGGCTTACCGCATGCCGGTGAGCCCTCGCTCCAGCGTGGAGCCTTATGCCAGCGTCAATTGGCACCAACTGCGTCACGGCTCCTTTAGCGAATCAGGCGGTCAGGCAGCACTGCGAGGTAACTCCCAGCGTCAGAACCTGAGCACGGTCACACTGGGGCTGCGGGGCACCACGGAGCTGGACCTGTCCAAAACCACGGTGGCCCTGAGCGCCGGTTTGGGCTGGCGTCACGCCCTGGGTGACACCAACCCCGAACGTGAACTGGCCTTTGCGGCCCTGCCCGGCAGCAACTTTCGCGTGAGCGGTGCACCCATCGCCAAGAACGCCGCCGTTGCCGAATTGGGTGCCGAACTGAAAGCCGGCAAAAACACCTCTTTTGGCTTGAACTATCAGGGGCAGTTTGGCCGCAACCAGGATCATGCCGGTTCACTGTTCATGAAACTGCGCTTCTGA
- a CDS encoding adenine phosphoribosyltransferase, with the protein MQIDPTQYIRQIIRNVPDWPKPGVTFRDITPVLQDPRSFRVLIDLFVYRYMGQKLDLVAGVDARGFIVGSVLAYELNLGFVPVRKKGKLPFNTVAEEYSLEYGNASVEMHTDSVRPGQRVLLIDDLIATGGTLLAAARLLQRLGANVVEAAAIIDLPELGGSKAVTDSGLSVYTVCSFKESDR; encoded by the coding sequence ATGCAAATAGATCCCACCCAGTACATCCGTCAAATCATTCGCAATGTGCCGGATTGGCCCAAGCCAGGGGTGACGTTCCGCGATATCACCCCGGTGTTGCAAGACCCGCGCTCTTTTCGGGTACTGATTGACCTGTTTGTCTACCGTTACATGGGACAAAAACTGGATCTGGTGGCGGGTGTGGATGCTCGCGGTTTTATCGTCGGCTCGGTGCTGGCGTATGAGCTGAATCTGGGTTTTGTACCGGTACGCAAGAAAGGCAAACTGCCTTTCAATACGGTGGCGGAAGAATATTCCCTGGAGTATGGCAATGCCAGTGTGGAGATGCACACTGACTCCGTGCGTCCTGGTCAGCGCGTACTGCTGATTGATGATTTGATTGCGACCGGCGGGACCTTGCTGGCGGCTGCACGCTTGTTGCAGCGTTTGGGGGCCAATGTGGTGGAAGCCGCGGCTATTATTGATCTGCCCGAGCTGGGCGGCTCCAAAGCGGTAACAGACTCCGGCCTGTCGGTGTATACCGTCTGCAGCTTTAAGGAATCGGATCGCTGA